From one Candidatus Bathyanammoxibius amoris genomic stretch:
- the purN gene encoding phosphoribosylglycinamide formyltransferase produces MQGPIHLAVLLSGTGRTLQNIIEKIEQVSLDARIEVVVSSRTDAFGLDKAKGHGIPTAVVERKKYGDAEEFSTEITAELDKYRVDLVIMAGFNCLYTIPEKYAGRVMNIHPALIPSFCGKGLWGKKVHEAVLNNGVKVSGCTVHFADNTYDNGPIILQRVISVRDDDTPESLAERVFEEECAAYPEAIRLFQQGRLKIEGRKVSVLP; encoded by the coding sequence ATGCAGGGGCCAATACATCTCGCCGTCCTTCTCTCCGGTACCGGCAGAACACTTCAGAACATTATTGAAAAAATAGAGCAGGTGTCGCTTGACGCCCGGATAGAGGTGGTCGTCAGCAGCCGCACGGACGCCTTTGGCCTGGATAAGGCAAAGGGCCACGGTATACCCACGGCCGTGGTCGAGAGAAAAAAATACGGGGACGCAGAGGAATTCAGCACCGAAATCACCGCGGAGCTGGACAAATACAGGGTAGACCTTGTAATCATGGCGGGGTTTAACTGCCTGTACACAATCCCTGAGAAATATGCGGGCAGGGTCATGAACATCCACCCAGCCCTGATACCCTCGTTCTGCGGAAAGGGTCTGTGGGGTAAGAAGGTACATGAGGCCGTGCTCAACAATGGCGTGAAGGTCTCAGGCTGCACCGTGCATTTCGCGGACAACACGTATGATAACGGGCCTATCATCCTCCAGCGGGTCATATCCGTCAGAGACGACGACACGCCGGAGTCTCTGGCAGAAAGGGTCTTTGAGGAAGAATGTGCGGCCTATCCAGAGGCCATACGTCTCTTCCAACAGGGCAGACTAAAGATAGAAGGCAGAAAGGTCAGCGTCCTTCCCTAA
- a CDS encoding insulinase family protein translates to MYTYEKEALQNGLRILFIHMPHIHSIVAEAYVGTGARYEKDEKLGLSHLLEHMLFRGPRGFEGSLGLLQAVDDIGGEVDAYASPEHSAIIIQTHKKHCRRALEILGSILLGGNFREEDLNTEKRIIQEETSLFMDEKGDYVCLDDISYGLMWKTNARDYAPFGDKKTIAGISKEDLEEHYGNFFVPENVVLCISGNFEKKDAKGWIEDIFGGFQGKLTANKPPLIVEQKAPKCIFKKLSSQTTHFKLCHKAYPYKHPKVLVTLLIADVLGGGISSRLSSNLRERLGLVYDISSYPTLFSDVGSIDIYTSTKKANFEKTVMAVMGEIDKLVEGGISPKELARTEERVFGQMQFTMDSPLAMANWFGAEELLMAPAEPDRPEIQAQKVHNITPEEVSAVVREIFVPERRNLVVVGPTSLWGRKRIKKLLE, encoded by the coding sequence ATGTACACCTACGAGAAAGAAGCACTCCAAAACGGGCTCCGCATCCTTTTTATACACATGCCGCACATACACTCAATCGTGGCCGAGGCTTACGTCGGGACCGGGGCCCGCTACGAGAAGGACGAGAAACTGGGCCTCTCGCACCTCCTGGAACACATGCTTTTCAGGGGACCACGGGGCTTTGAGGGTTCACTCGGGCTGTTGCAGGCCGTGGACGACATAGGTGGAGAGGTAGACGCGTATGCCTCTCCCGAACACTCCGCCATAATAATACAGACTCACAAGAAGCACTGCAGGAGGGCCCTTGAGATACTTGGTTCAATCCTCCTGGGAGGAAATTTCAGGGAAGAGGACCTAAACACCGAGAAACGTATCATCCAGGAGGAAACAAGCCTATTCATGGACGAGAAGGGCGACTACGTGTGTCTTGACGACATATCATACGGTCTCATGTGGAAGACGAACGCACGAGACTACGCGCCGTTTGGTGATAAGAAGACCATCGCCGGCATATCAAAGGAAGACCTGGAGGAACATTATGGCAATTTCTTCGTGCCGGAAAATGTCGTGTTATGTATAAGCGGTAATTTCGAAAAGAAAGACGCAAAAGGCTGGATAGAGGACATATTCGGCGGGTTCCAGGGCAAGTTGACCGCGAATAAACCTCCACTCATAGTAGAACAGAAGGCCCCAAAATGTATCTTTAAAAAACTCTCCTCACAAACGACACACTTCAAGCTCTGCCACAAGGCATACCCGTACAAGCACCCGAAAGTCCTGGTGACGCTCCTCATTGCCGACGTCCTTGGAGGGGGTATAAGCTCCAGGCTCTCATCCAACCTGAGGGAGCGACTGGGACTGGTCTACGATATCAGCTCCTACCCGACACTCTTTTCAGACGTAGGTTCCATTGACATATATACGTCTACGAAAAAGGCAAACTTCGAAAAGACCGTTATGGCCGTAATGGGAGAGATAGACAAACTTGTAGAAGGCGGCATCTCACCGAAAGAACTGGCGCGGACAGAAGAAAGGGTCTTTGGGCAGATGCAATTCACCATGGACAGTCCGCTGGCCATGGCCAACTGGTTCGGGGCGGAGGAGTTGTTAATGGCGCCGGCGGAGCCGGACAGGCCGGAGATTCAGGCCCAAAAGGTGCACAACATAACACCGGAAGAGGTGTCTGCAGTAGTACGTGAGATATTCGTACCTGAGAGGCGCAATCTTGTGGTGGTAGGCCCTACAAGTCTGTGGGGAAGAAAGAGGATAAAAAAACTGCTCGAATAA